The following proteins are co-located in the Anomalospiza imberbis isolate Cuckoo-Finch-1a 21T00152 chromosome Z, ASM3175350v1, whole genome shotgun sequence genome:
- the LPAR1 gene encoding lysophosphatidic acid receptor 1 isoform X3, with the protein MDIPTDLVPSSMMSQPEVIESTAMSEPQCYYNETIAFFYNRSGKYLATEWNTVSKLVMGLGITVCIFIMLANLLVMVAIYVNRRFHFPIYYLMANLAAADFFAGLAYFYLMFNTGPNTRRLTVSTWLLRQGLIDTSLTASVANLLAIAIERHITVFRMQLHTRMSNRRVVVVIVVIWTMAIIMGAIPSVGWNCICDITHCSNMAPLYSDSYLVFWAIFNLVTFVVMVVLYAHIFGYVRQRTMRMSRHSSGPRRNRDTMMSLLKTVVIVLVWITLPYTSICIFGHSSLFRIWTVRL; encoded by the exons ATGGATATCCCCACGGATTTGGTGCCATCGTCCATGATGTCCCAACCTGAGGTGATTGAG TCCACAGCCATGAGTGAACCACAGTGCTACTACAATGAAACCATTGCCTTCTTTTATAACCGAAGTGGAAAATATCTAGCCACTGAATGGAACACTGTCAGCAAGCTTGTAATGGGACTGGGGATTACCGTCTGCATCTTCATAATGCTGGCCAACCTCTTGGTTATGGTGGCTATTTATGTCAATCGCCGATTCCACTTTCCTATTTATTACTTAATGGCCAACTTAGCTGCTGCGGACTTTTTTGCAGGGCTGGCCTACTTTTACTTAATGTTCAACACAGGACCCAACACTAGAAGACTGACTGTAAGCACCTGGCTTCTCCGTCAGGGTCTCATTGATACCAGTCTGACAGCCTCTGTAGCAAATTTGTTGGCCATTGCTATTGAGCGGCACATTACGGTTTTCCGAATGCAGCTACACACTCGGATGAGCAACCGCCGAGTGGTTGTTGTCATTGTTGTTATCTGGACTATGGCCATTATCATGGGTGCCATACCAAGTGTTGGATGGAATTGTATTTGTGATATCACCCACTGCTCCAACATGGCACCGCTCTATAGTGACTCCTACCTGGTCTTCTGGGCTATTTTCAACCTGGTCACCTTTGTGGTCATGGTGGTCCTATATGCTCACATCTTTGGGTACGTTCGCCAAAGGACTATGAGAATGTCCAGACACAGTTCTGGACCCCGCAGGAATCGGGACACCATGATGAGCCTCCTGAAGACTGTGGTCATTGTGCTTG TGTGGATAACTCTGCCATATACCTCCATATGTATCTTTGGGCATTCCTCTCTATTTAGAATTTGGACTGTGAGATTGTGA